From the genome of Prevotella herbatica, one region includes:
- a CDS encoding SusC/RagA family TonB-linked outer membrane protein yields MNKNNILVLAMLASLGLPAAAQKDTTVFKDQLVDVGANVNFSREQSTAAVSIITNKTVDKRSDKNIGNSIIGQGLGLISLQNSGNYAAYNPTFYVRGLQSLSGSSPLILVDGIERDINDITAEEVESIQILKDAAAVALYGYKGTNGAVLIKTKHGKYNSQEIKFTYDHLWNFMANKPKFVDASTYAQAVNEARGNDGLAAKYSDAEIAAFQNGTYPTMYPNVNWVDEAFRNTGVTNKFNIEFRGGAKKFRYYTMIDLISDKGFIKNFDMNDGYSTQNKYVKGNLRTNLDIDLSETTKFNVNLLGVLAEASRPGNSANIWDMIYSVPSAAFPIKNDNGIWGGNSTWDGTVNPVAQSAGAAYAKNHSKTLFSDATLTQNLSDWLDGLAATLRVSYDNTSNILENHSKGYVYGMNSATWATDGTATPGNLFTGGADTAMGDGATTNSFSKRFHFDGGFNYNNTFGNHSVYSQLKWDYEYEETNGINTVIYRQDASWYTHYGFKNRYFADLALVESGSSRLAPSTKWNFSPTLSAAWIISKEKFMKNISWVDFLKLRASAGIINADFLPNNTWTYYTQQYTMTGGTYPFNETWQSSFGRTSLDRYATEHPSHEKAYKYNVGIEATLFHGLDVTLEGYFTRHNNIWVSSDGKYTDVIGQDAPYENGGIVDNSGFEIGLDYNKTISEVTFNIGGNFNYNHNKIQEQYEEPRLYSNLVQTGHQLGQIYGLKAIGLFKDAADIAASPKQNFSTVQPGDIKYLDVNGDNVIDANDKCAIGHSTTPGMYYSLHLGAEYKGFGFYCLFQGTGLYSGVLNTKSMYWPLINNTTISQYYYDNRWTPANQDAKFPRLSNENNANNYQTSTLWLVNRSFFKLRNIELYYNLPKSLLEKTGFVNGAKVYVRGTDLFSLDHMDVSDPESYGATNPLTRSIVAGLSVTF; encoded by the coding sequence ATGAATAAGAATAATATATTAGTGTTGGCAATGTTGGCAAGCCTTGGCTTGCCGGCTGCTGCACAGAAAGATACAACTGTATTCAAGGACCAATTAGTTGATGTTGGTGCCAACGTGAATTTTTCACGTGAACAGTCTACGGCTGCTGTTTCTATTATTACCAATAAAACAGTAGATAAGCGTAGTGATAAGAATATCGGTAATTCAATTATAGGACAGGGACTTGGTCTTATATCTTTGCAGAATTCAGGTAATTATGCTGCATATAATCCAACGTTTTACGTTCGTGGATTGCAAAGTCTATCTGGTAGCTCACCATTAATACTTGTTGATGGTATAGAGCGTGATATTAATGATATAACTGCAGAAGAAGTTGAATCTATACAGATATTGAAAGATGCAGCTGCTGTTGCATTGTACGGATATAAGGGTACAAATGGCGCTGTTTTGATAAAAACAAAACATGGTAAGTACAATTCACAGGAAATAAAGTTTACTTATGATCATTTGTGGAACTTTATGGCAAACAAGCCTAAGTTTGTTGATGCATCTACTTACGCACAGGCCGTAAATGAGGCACGTGGTAATGATGGATTAGCTGCCAAATATTCTGATGCTGAAATTGCTGCATTTCAAAATGGTACATACCCAACAATGTATCCTAATGTAAATTGGGTTGATGAAGCATTCCGCAATACTGGCGTAACTAATAAATTCAATATTGAGTTCCGTGGTGGTGCGAAGAAATTCCGCTACTATACAATGATTGATCTTATTTCAGATAAGGGATTCATTAAGAATTTTGATATGAATGATGGTTATTCAACACAGAATAAATATGTGAAGGGTAATCTTCGTACAAATTTGGATATAGACCTCTCGGAAACAACAAAATTTAACGTAAATCTCCTTGGCGTTTTAGCTGAAGCTAGCCGTCCTGGTAATTCTGCAAATATTTGGGATATGATCTATTCTGTTCCATCAGCAGCGTTCCCAATAAAGAATGATAACGGTATTTGGGGTGGTAACTCTACATGGGATGGAACTGTAAATCCTGTTGCTCAAAGTGCAGGCGCAGCATACGCGAAAAATCATTCAAAAACTCTTTTCTCAGATGCTACTCTTACTCAGAATCTATCTGATTGGTTGGATGGTTTAGCTGCAACATTAAGAGTATCTTATGATAATACTTCAAATATATTGGAAAACCACAGCAAAGGTTATGTATATGGAATGAATAGTGCAACTTGGGCAACTGATGGAACAGCAACACCTGGTAATTTATTTACTGGAGGTGCTGATACTGCTATGGGCGATGGTGCCACAACAAATAGTTTCAGCAAGCGTTTCCACTTTGATGGTGGATTTAACTATAATAATACGTTTGGCAATCATTCTGTATATTCTCAACTAAAATGGGATTATGAGTATGAGGAAACAAACGGTATAAATACAGTAATTTATCGTCAGGATGCGTCTTGGTACACTCATTATGGTTTTAAAAATCGTTATTTTGCAGATTTAGCTCTTGTGGAATCTGGATCAAGTAGACTTGCACCAAGTACAAAATGGAACTTCTCTCCAACTTTGTCTGCAGCTTGGATTATATCAAAGGAAAAATTCATGAAGAATATTTCTTGGGTAGACTTCTTGAAGCTACGTGCTTCTGCTGGTATCATTAATGCGGACTTTTTGCCAAACAACACATGGACATATTATACTCAGCAGTATACTATGACAGGCGGGACATATCCTTTTAATGAAACATGGCAGTCTTCTTTTGGTCGTACAAGTCTTGATAGATATGCTACAGAGCATCCTTCTCATGAAAAAGCTTATAAGTATAATGTAGGTATTGAGGCTACTCTTTTCCACGGGTTAGATGTAACTTTAGAAGGTTATTTTACACGTCATAATAATATATGGGTATCTTCTGACGGTAAATATACTGATGTTATTGGTCAGGATGCTCCTTATGAAAATGGTGGAATTGTTGATAATTCTGGTTTTGAAATCGGACTTGATTACAATAAGACAATCAGTGAGGTGACGTTTAACATTGGTGGTAACTTCAACTATAACCATAATAAGATTCAGGAACAATATGAAGAGCCTCGTCTTTACAGTAACCTTGTACAGACTGGTCATCAACTTGGTCAGATATATGGTTTGAAGGCTATAGGATTATTTAAAGACGCTGCTGATATAGCAGCAAGCCCTAAGCAGAATTTCTCTACTGTTCAGCCTGGTGATATCAAATATCTTGATGTAAATGGTGATAATGTTATCGATGCCAATGATAAGTGTGCAATCGGTCATAGTACGACTCCTGGTATGTATTATTCATTGCATCTAGGTGCTGAATATAAAGGCTTTGGTTTCTATTGTCTTTTCCAGGGGACGGGTCTTTATTCAGGCGTACTCAATACAAAGAGTATGTATTGGCCTCTTATAAATAATACGACAATATCACAGTATTATTACGATAATCGTTGGACTCCAGCCAATCAGGACGCAAAGTTCCCTCGTTTAAGTAATGAGAATAATGCAAATAATTATCAGACAAGTACTTTATGGTTGGTAAACCGTTCTTTCTTTAAACTTCGTAACATCGAACTTTATTATAACTTGCCTAAGTCTCTGCTTGAAAAAACAGGTTTCGTTAATGGAGCTAAGGTTTACGTTCGTGGAACAGACTTGTTCAGTCTTGACCATATGGATGTTTCAGATCCAGAGTCTTATGGTGCGACAAATCCATTGACAAGAAGCATTGTTGCAGGTCTTTCAGTTACATTCTAA
- a CDS encoding RagB/SusD family nutrient uptake outer membrane protein, producing the protein MKLNNILCSSLAVLALVSCNDKMDYNEYNIYDKDYVSKTFNNVGGFMTDIYNTIDYDYGSYGSAIMGSTTDESEFSVSGTSIDDFFNGAWSATNAKNSVWGSMYKGINICNQVMEKFVGLTFPDYEMNSDYDEQMARYKNYKWEARFWRAYFYFNLAKQYGGVPLITKVQSTDVTNKTSRATSDETFKFIIDECNLVQDSIVKNPSDFNLPSENDNGRASRITVLALKARAALYWASPLFNPQGDKERYHTAALYTKQLLDECKQRGMDLTANYADLWSTANWKDANITKEIIFGRRIYGSGSNGASNTFESRNYPIGIEGGNGGNCPTQNLVDAYDMKATGLGIHDTGSGYVESNPYAGRDPRLDATVAKNGDVWPTYQKAKLETFYGGVNAQPISGGTLTGYYVKKLCHGAINLTANSKYSVDYHTWVTFRLGEFYLNYAEAVFKYLGSADATSAEFPMSAREAASKTRVRAGMPQFPIGMGNDAFWAKYTNERFVELAFEGHRFWDVRRWKEADKYFKEIKEMKLTKNADGSISYTPNTVTRQWDDKMYLFPIPQTEILKNGNLTQNPGWK; encoded by the coding sequence ATGAAACTAAATAATATACTTTGTTCTTCGCTTGCTGTTCTTGCTCTTGTTTCATGCAATGACAAGATGGACTATAACGAGTACAATATTTATGATAAGGATTATGTATCAAAGACATTCAACAATGTTGGTGGCTTTATGACAGATATATATAATACTATCGATTATGATTATGGTAGCTACGGAAGTGCTATCATGGGTAGTACTACTGATGAATCTGAATTTTCTGTGAGTGGAACTTCTATTGATGACTTCTTTAATGGAGCATGGAGTGCTACCAATGCAAAGAATTCTGTATGGGGTAGCATGTATAAGGGTATCAATATTTGTAATCAGGTTATGGAAAAGTTTGTTGGACTTACTTTCCCAGATTATGAGATGAACTCTGATTATGATGAACAGATGGCACGTTATAAGAATTATAAATGGGAGGCTCGTTTCTGGCGTGCATATTTCTATTTTAATCTTGCAAAGCAGTATGGTGGTGTACCATTGATAACAAAAGTACAGTCTACTGATGTTACAAATAAAACTTCAAGAGCAACATCTGACGAAACATTCAAATTTATTATTGATGAGTGTAATCTTGTACAAGATAGTATTGTTAAGAATCCTTCAGATTTCAACTTGCCTTCAGAAAATGATAATGGTCGTGCTAGTCGCATTACAGTTTTGGCATTAAAGGCACGTGCTGCATTGTATTGGGCTAGTCCTTTATTTAATCCACAAGGTGATAAGGAGCGTTATCATACAGCTGCGCTATATACGAAGCAGCTTCTTGATGAATGCAAGCAAAGGGGCATGGATCTTACAGCTAATTATGCTGATTTGTGGTCTACTGCTAATTGGAAAGATGCAAATATAACAAAGGAGATTATTTTTGGACGACGTATATATGGTTCTGGTTCAAATGGTGCTTCAAATACATTTGAAAGTCGCAACTATCCTATTGGTATAGAAGGTGGAAATGGCGGAAACTGTCCTACTCAGAATCTAGTTGATGCTTATGACATGAAGGCTACCGGACTTGGAATTCATGATACAGGAAGTGGTTATGTAGAGTCAAATCCTTATGCTGGTCGTGATCCACGATTGGATGCTACGGTTGCTAAGAACGGTGATGTATGGCCAACATATCAAAAAGCTAAACTTGAAACTTTTTATGGTGGTGTAAACGCACAGCCTATTTCTGGTGGAACTTTAACAGGTTATTATGTGAAGAAATTGTGTCACGGGGCAATTAATCTTACTGCAAATAGTAAATATTCAGTTGATTATCATACTTGGGTTACTTTCCGTTTGGGAGAATTCTATCTAAACTATGCTGAAGCTGTATTTAAGTATCTTGGTAGTGCTGATGCTACATCTGCAGAATTCCCAATGTCGGCACGAGAAGCAGCAAGTAAGACTCGTGTTCGTGCAGGAATGCCACAATTCCCTATAGGTATGGGCAATGATGCTTTCTGGGCAAAATACACCAATGAGCGTTTTGTTGAGCTAGCCTTTGAAGGACATCGTTTTTGGGATGTACGTCGTTGGAAGGAAGCAGACAAGTATTTCAAGGAAATAAAGGAAATGAAACTTACGAAGAATGCTGATGGATCTATTTCTTATACTCCTAACACAGTGACTCGTCAGTGGGATGACAAAATGTATCTTTTCCCGATACCACAGACAGAAATTCTTAAGAATGGCAACCTTACACAGAATCCTGGATGGAAATAG
- a CDS encoding RagB/SusD family nutrient uptake outer membrane protein, with translation MKLNNKTFIGAFLTLSLALGFGSCTDDIAFGNKFLGKAPGTDATKDTVFNNAEYTRQFLVGAYALQYYGLPYTSSHSSASYWNGKFDALTDCWQLHFTQSSVFQTYYSGQLNATSGSSSVFGYLNENCWELIRSAYLLQENIGRTPNMEETEKTQMKAEAKCLIASTYFNLFRMYGGLPIVKRSFNVGETSYDLPRASVEETVNFMVGLLDEASKVLPWTPEDPTSETGRWTKAAAMAMKCQILQFAASPLFNSDKPYYGSTYSITDSSPVWYGNYSKDRWTRCKTACEEFLQQLNANGGYSLVQPASKTIEGYRYAFRYGYVNQNSPEVIFATRVSSFGKDTKFMWTQLGGGLNERYSYAPTQEYVEMFPWADGKPFNWTATENAGKLDQMFVKGDTIATKQELQHRTYTRDPRLYETVMVNGDLETSSLNSGTMSGNNFELWDGGSRALNGPSTESGYFATGYGNNKYITGTNNVYLRAQPQWVVLSLNDFYLTYAEALLQADDNFTGALQYVDKIRSRVGLKGLAECNPGEDLTSNKENLLSEILRERVCELGMSNSRYFDIKRYKLGQQVLSQKLHGLKMYRLRKVDGKWVHVNDIKNANTQWWNGDKKTDKGSNLNPGFYEPTHFDYEKFESRQSRTWWSGYDPKWYLEPFPQTEVNKGYGLTQNPGW, from the coding sequence ATGAAACTAAATAATAAGACATTTATTGGAGCATTCCTGACTTTGTCTTTAGCCTTAGGATTTGGTTCTTGTACAGATGATATTGCCTTTGGTAATAAATTCCTTGGCAAGGCTCCTGGTACTGATGCAACAAAAGATACTGTATTTAATAATGCTGAATATACGCGACAGTTCCTTGTCGGTGCTTATGCTCTGCAATATTATGGTTTGCCATATACAAGTTCTCATAGCTCTGCGAGTTATTGGAATGGTAAGTTTGATGCTCTAACAGACTGTTGGCAATTGCATTTCACTCAATCATCAGTTTTTCAAACATATTATTCAGGACAGTTGAATGCTACCTCTGGTAGTTCTTCTGTTTTTGGTTATTTGAATGAGAATTGTTGGGAACTGATACGCTCTGCTTATTTGCTTCAGGAGAATATTGGTAGGACTCCAAACATGGAGGAAACTGAAAAAACGCAGATGAAAGCAGAGGCTAAATGCCTTATTGCTTCTACATATTTTAATCTGTTTAGAATGTACGGTGGTCTTCCTATCGTAAAACGCAGTTTTAACGTTGGTGAGACTTCTTATGATTTGCCACGTGCATCTGTTGAAGAGACTGTAAACTTTATGGTTGGTTTACTTGATGAGGCTTCTAAAGTTTTACCTTGGACACCCGAAGACCCTACTTCGGAAACAGGTAGATGGACAAAAGCAGCAGCTATGGCTATGAAATGTCAGATTCTGCAATTCGCGGCTTCACCTTTGTTCAATTCTGATAAACCATATTATGGTTCAACTTATTCAATAACTGACAGTAGTCCAGTTTGGTATGGAAACTATAGTAAAGATCGTTGGACACGCTGCAAGACTGCATGTGAGGAATTCTTGCAGCAGTTGAATGCAAATGGAGGTTATTCTCTTGTTCAACCAGCTTCAAAGACTATTGAGGGGTATCGCTATGCATTCCGCTATGGTTACGTAAATCAGAATAGTCCTGAAGTGATATTTGCAACACGTGTATCTTCTTTTGGTAAAGACACGAAATTTATGTGGACACAGCTTGGTGGTGGATTGAATGAACGTTATTCTTATGCTCCAACGCAGGAATATGTTGAAATGTTCCCTTGGGCAGACGGAAAACCATTTAATTGGACTGCGACTGAAAATGCAGGAAAATTAGATCAAATGTTTGTTAAGGGTGATACTATCGCAACAAAACAGGAACTGCAGCATCGTACATATACTCGTGATCCACGTCTTTATGAAACGGTAATGGTGAATGGTGACCTTGAAACATCTTCTTTGAACTCAGGAACAATGAGTGGTAATAATTTCGAGTTGTGGGATGGTGGTTCACGTGCGTTGAACGGTCCTTCTACAGAAAGTGGTTATTTCGCTACTGGATATGGTAACAACAAATATATCACAGGTACAAATAATGTATATTTACGTGCTCAACCTCAGTGGGTTGTACTAAGTTTGAATGATTTCTATCTTACTTATGCGGAAGCATTGTTACAAGCAGATGATAATTTTACTGGTGCTTTGCAATATGTTGACAAAATTCGTTCACGTGTAGGTCTCAAGGGATTGGCTGAATGTAATCCTGGTGAGGACTTGACTTCAAACAAGGAAAACTTGTTAAGTGAGATCCTTCGTGAACGTGTTTGTGAACTTGGTATGAGTAATTCTCGTTATTTTGATATTAAGAGGTATAAACTCGGACAACAAGTTCTTTCACAGAAGTTACATGGTCTAAAAATGTATCGATTAAGAAAGGTTGATGGAAAATGGGTTCATGTGAATGATATAAAAAATGCCAATACACAATGGTGGAATGGTGATAAGAAGACAGATAAGGGTAGTAATCTTAACCCTGGTTTCTACGAGCCTACACACTTTGATTACGAAAAGTTTGAGTCACGACAATCTCGTACATGGTGGTCTGGTTATGATCCAAAATGGTATCTTGAGCCATTCCCTCAGACAGAAGTTAACAAGGGATATGGCTTAACTCAAAATCCTGGTTGGTAA